Proteins encoded by one window of Porphyromonas vaginalis:
- a CDS encoding DUF5053 domain-containing protein: METIITTPELITDMKKKMQGILQAISWRDFANTYFHRSSSWFYHKMDGIDGNGNQGGFNQEEASQMRDALLDLSERIRQAAESI, encoded by the coding sequence ATGGAAACAATAATCACTACGCCAGAACTCATCACTGATATGAAAAAGAAGATGCAAGGGATACTACAAGCGATTTCGTGGAGAGACTTTGCAAACACATACTTCCACCGATCTTCATCGTGGTTCTACCACAAGATGGACGGCATTGACGGAAACGGCAATCAAGGGGGCTTCAATCAAGAAGAAGCCTCACAGATGCGAGATGCGCTCCTCGACCTAAGCGAACGTATTAGACAAGCAGCCGAAAGTATATAG
- a CDS encoding type II 3-dehydroquinate dehydratase, whose product MSTNSLIEPLSTPTSGKPAILILNGPNLVNVGQREAEIYGSTPLVPYLEQLAHDTTEATVAIRYSHYEGALIEYLYMAQELGYQAIILNAGGYTHTSVAIADAIRAIALPVIEVHISQPLARESYRHTSLIAPYCRGSIAGFGVASYDLAVRAAILLSR is encoded by the coding sequence ATGTCTACAAATAGTTTGATCGAACCTCTCTCTACCCCGACCTCGGGCAAGCCAGCCATACTCATCCTCAATGGTCCTAACCTGGTCAACGTGGGTCAGCGCGAAGCTGAGATCTACGGATCGACGCCGTTAGTCCCCTACTTGGAGCAACTCGCCCACGACACCACCGAGGCGACAGTTGCCATCCGCTACTCACACTACGAGGGCGCACTCATCGAGTACCTCTACATGGCTCAGGAGCTAGGCTATCAGGCGATCATACTCAATGCGGGGGGCTACACGCACACCTCCGTAGCTATCGCAGACGCGATACGCGCCATCGCACTACCAGTCATCGAAGTGCATATCTCCCAGCCACTAGCCCGTGAGTCTTACCGCCACACCTCGCTCATAGCACCCTACTGCCGTGGTAGCATCGCCGGCTTTGGCGTAGCCAGTTACGACTTAGCCGTACGGGCTGCCATTCTGCTGAGCCGTTGA
- the xerA gene encoding site-specific tyrosine recombinase/integron integrase, producing the protein MSLEPRQQLIQRYKTYLRLEQHLSDNSIDSYLYDVDKLYTYIDDMGLSLREVTLQHLNNFAAHLLDLGISMRSLARVLSGVKSFFRFLTLEEEIEHDPTDMLQTPPIHKKLPEVLTLAEIDSLLGAIDEDRIEASRDTAIIEVLYSCGLRVSELCGLTYSDVFLDEGYLHVWGKGRKERLVPMSPKAVSDVQRYLNDPCRYNAKPEYDQYIFISRRGQPISRITVFCLIRTLAELAGIQKEISPHTLRHSFATHLLEGGADLHAIQLMMGHESIATTEVYTHVDRTALRADVLRYHPRNQQHPTPHDTE; encoded by the coding sequence ATGAGTCTAGAACCAAGACAGCAACTGATACAGCGCTACAAAACTTATCTGAGGCTGGAGCAGCACCTCTCGGACAATAGCATCGACTCCTACCTCTACGACGTGGACAAGCTCTACACCTACATAGACGATATGGGGCTGAGTCTGCGGGAGGTAACGCTGCAACATCTCAACAACTTTGCGGCGCATTTGCTAGACTTAGGTATCTCGATGCGTTCGCTGGCGCGTGTGCTGAGCGGGGTTAAGAGTTTCTTTCGCTTCCTAACGCTAGAGGAGGAGATAGAGCATGACCCGACAGATATGCTACAGACCCCGCCCATACATAAGAAGCTCCCTGAGGTGCTCACGCTCGCAGAGATAGACAGCCTCCTCGGAGCTATCGACGAGGATCGTATCGAGGCTTCACGAGACACGGCGATCATAGAGGTCCTCTACAGCTGCGGGCTACGTGTGTCGGAGCTTTGCGGGCTGACCTATTCGGATGTTTTCCTCGACGAAGGCTATCTGCACGTCTGGGGCAAGGGACGCAAAGAGCGACTGGTGCCGATGAGTCCGAAGGCAGTCTCTGACGTGCAGCGCTATCTCAATGATCCCTGTCGCTATAATGCGAAGCCGGAGTATGATCAGTATATCTTCATCTCACGTCGTGGTCAACCGATCTCTCGTATCACGGTCTTCTGTCTGATCCGCACGCTTGCTGAGCTGGCGGGCATACAGAAGGAGATTAGTCCGCACACGCTGCGACATAGCTTTGCCACACACCTACTCGAGGGCGGTGCCGACCTGCACGCTATCCAGCTGATGATGGGACACGAGAGTATAGCGACGACAGAGGTCTACACCCACGTCGATCGCACCGCACTCCGTGCCGACGTCTTGCGCTACCATCCTCGCAATCAGCAGCACCCTACACCGCACGATACCGAGTGA
- a CDS encoding DUF3575 domain-containing protein, which produces MNNLLRKAFALCALILATGYCLSAQVVVVQGEPEAPLPQTLNEVRLNLLAPVAFKAISLEYERSTAKMKDLGFGAAISACFAHTGDFGTTIFPTFGVMPYARWYFGGKKLAATRLNSGFFIEANTAINYYQFTRESTKDYSGTQMTETKQGVSWGIGLGGGWKLVSRSNWSGEISLRVGRNLVKGDDADDMYVYPAISVGYRF; this is translated from the coding sequence ATGAACAACTTACTCAGAAAAGCCTTCGCGCTCTGCGCCCTCATCCTCGCTACGGGATACTGTCTCTCAGCACAAGTAGTCGTCGTACAGGGCGAGCCAGAGGCTCCACTGCCACAGACGCTCAACGAGGTGCGCCTCAACCTCTTAGCACCCGTAGCCTTCAAGGCTATATCATTGGAGTACGAGCGCTCCACGGCGAAGATGAAAGACCTAGGCTTCGGAGCTGCCATCAGCGCCTGCTTTGCCCATACGGGAGACTTTGGCACTACGATCTTTCCCACTTTTGGGGTGATGCCATACGCACGTTGGTACTTCGGCGGCAAGAAGCTCGCAGCCACAAGACTGAACTCAGGCTTCTTTATCGAGGCAAATACTGCGATCAACTACTATCAGTTTACTAGAGAGAGCACCAAAGATTACAGCGGTACGCAGATGACCGAGACAAAGCAAGGTGTCTCTTGGGGCATCGGCCTCGGCGGTGGCTGGAAGCTAGTCTCTCGCAGCAATTGGAGTGGCGAGATCAGTCTGCGTGTAGGTCGCAACCTCGTGAAAGGCGATGATGCTGACGACATGTACGTCTACCCCGCTATCTCTGTGGGCTACCGCTTCTAG
- the ribH gene encoding 6,7-dimethyl-8-ribityllumazine synthase, with product MSSQLHSQQTPAHYTLQHRRTADVHRIAVVYSEWNAEITHALRDGAVTTLLECGLERQQIETFSVPGAFELTYTATLLSEATQPYDAIIIIGCVIRGETSHYDLICNSVTEGATELNLRGKAPVIFGLVTVENIEQARARSGGAVGNKGSECAIAALQMIDIRAAIQG from the coding sequence ATGTCCTCACAACTCCATAGCCAGCAGACACCGGCTCACTACACGCTCCAGCACAGACGCACCGCAGACGTACATCGCATCGCTGTCGTTTACTCGGAGTGGAATGCTGAGATCACCCACGCCCTCCGCGACGGAGCTGTCACGACACTCTTAGAGTGCGGACTAGAGCGTCAGCAGATCGAGACCTTCTCCGTGCCAGGTGCCTTCGAGCTCACCTATACGGCGACCCTACTCAGTGAGGCGACTCAGCCCTACGATGCTATCATCATCATCGGCTGCGTCATACGTGGCGAGACCTCGCACTACGACCTCATCTGCAACAGCGTCACCGAGGGAGCTACCGAGCTCAACCTACGTGGCAAGGCACCCGTCATCTTCGGGCTCGTCACCGTTGAGAACATCGAGCAGGCTCGTGCCCGCTCTGGTGGAGCCGTAGGCAACAAAGGCTCCGAGTGCGCCATCGCTGCGCTCCAGATGATCGACATCAGAGCTGCAATACAAGGGTAA
- a CDS encoding radical SAM-associated putative lipoprotein yields the protein MKRVYLSVRSLLSAGASLLLGWLGFASCDDVGMAEYGTPTVDYEFKVHVTDQDAKPVEGLQVDLRNSHGVEKELTDAQGNAELDGSYTGFHRDHQVVLEVKDIDGEKNGVVADKQVTVEVKESDFVSKGSKRWNNGKVKKEIEIQVERK from the coding sequence ATGAAAAGAGTTTATCTATCCGTACGCTCGCTCCTATCCGCTGGAGCTTCTCTCCTACTTGGATGGCTGGGATTCGCTAGCTGTGATGATGTCGGTATGGCTGAGTACGGCACGCCTACGGTCGATTATGAGTTTAAGGTGCATGTCACCGACCAAGACGCTAAGCCTGTCGAGGGACTTCAAGTAGACCTACGCAACAGCCATGGAGTCGAAAAGGAACTCACCGATGCTCAGGGCAATGCTGAGCTAGATGGGAGCTACACAGGCTTTCACAGAGATCATCAGGTAGTCCTAGAGGTGAAGGACATCGATGGCGAGAAGAATGGCGTCGTTGCAGACAAGCAGGTCACCGTAGAGGTCAAGGAGAGCGACTTCGTCAGCAAAGGCTCTAAAAGGTGGAACAATGGTAAGGTCAAGAAGGAGATAGAGATCCAAGTGGAGCGTAAGTAG
- a CDS encoding O-methyltransferase, whose protein sequence is MDAELELYAQQHSSFGHPLLDELLRTAYVRLLQPRMVCGATQAGLLSMLIKLSGAQRVLELGAYSGYSTIAMAMALEPVAGEIDSIECDAEMIHFLSPFVARSGCAERIHVHHGQALELMPALLAQHDYDLVYIDANKRQYPDYYQLLRKQLRPGAIILADNTLWDGKVTAPTTHHDLQLEGIQHFNELVAQDSGVEQLLLPLRDGLTIIRILPA, encoded by the coding sequence ATGGACGCAGAGCTAGAGCTTTATGCCCAGCAGCACAGCTCCTTCGGGCATCCCCTACTAGACGAATTGCTACGCACTGCTTATGTGCGACTCTTACAGCCGAGGATGGTGTGTGGTGCTACACAGGCGGGACTACTCTCGATGCTCATTAAGCTCAGTGGTGCCCAGCGTGTCCTAGAGCTGGGAGCTTATAGTGGCTACTCAACGATCGCCATGGCGATGGCACTAGAGCCGGTGGCGGGTGAGATCGACTCCATCGAGTGCGATGCCGAGATGATCCACTTCCTCTCCCCCTTTGTAGCACGTAGCGGCTGTGCCGAGCGCATTCATGTGCACCATGGTCAGGCTCTAGAGCTGATGCCCGCACTACTCGCGCAGCACGATTACGACCTCGTCTACATCGATGCCAACAAACGTCAGTACCCCGACTACTACCAGCTACTGCGCAAGCAACTACGCCCCGGAGCGATTATCCTTGCGGACAATACCCTCTGGGACGGTAAAGTAACCGCCCCAACGACCCACCACGACCTGCAGCTCGAGGGGATCCAGCACTTCAACGAACTAGTCGCTCAGGACAGCGGCGTGGAGCAGCTCCTCCTACCGCTCCGCGATGGGCTGACGATCATTCGCATCCTACCAGCTTAG
- a CDS encoding M16 family metallopeptidase: protein MNLKRMLSMTVVLLTLLLPRVAFAQDMSQPLPIDPQVRTGKLDNGLTYFIRHNEQPKNRAEFYIAQRVGSILEEENQRGLAHFLEHMCFNGTKNFPDKTLISYLESNGMRFGYNLNAYTGIDETVYTLMEAPTERQGFIDSCLLILHDWSGFVTLADDEIDKERGVITEEWRSRDNAQMRMLNTALPKIYPNNRYGVRMPIGLMSVVNGFKYNELRDYYHKWYRPDLQAIIVVGDVDVDYVEKKIKEMFADIPAPVNAAERVYFPVEDNDEPLVAIEKDKEATSTDLMVMFKTDAMPVEMTRTIAGVMKDYLYGITNRILGERFTDLMHKPNPAFTSVSGYLSNYFLSQTKDALTFNATAREGELDAALKALMAEIERVRQYGFTQGEYDRARTDLLKGYENSYNERETRKNSSYANEYKDYFTTGGYIPGIEMEKAMMEQVAANIPLEVVNQMVQSIIGDKNMVLMLMAPDKAGLVLPTEAELVAKVNEYRKLPVEPIKDAVSDMKLMEKAPKAGKVTKREDNLKFGTTRLTLSNGMVVYLKTTDYKKNQLSLTAVAPGGTNAYLKNAKDLPNIKNLSSVISLGGVGKFDNPTLSKALTGRSVSASGSMRGTRTFFSGLSTLEDMETFFQLLYLNMTQPRQDADAFANWRTNMIEQIKNMESNPLVSFQDSLLYALYNNDPQMRRATIAEIEAVNYDRVMQIWKERIADLGDLQLYFIGNVTPEQLIPYLEKYVASVPTKGRKHDMHKELVPAVRMASMHIDFKKELATPMAMVIAAYTGKLPYTLHNNLAMEVLGAVMDQVYTATVREDEGGTYGVSSGGSISDNPEGETVFQIFYQTDPEKVDKLNKIIYAELDKVAKNGPEKEMFDKTILNMKKDYAENLKKNGYWLNYMIDFFFDGRDFQTDYEKTLNGITPADVQKIAQELLKQDNHIEVIIRHAEGAK from the coding sequence ATGAATCTAAAGCGAATGCTGTCTATGACTGTGGTCCTCCTGACCCTGTTGCTACCTCGTGTAGCCTTTGCTCAGGATATGAGTCAACCACTACCCATAGACCCACAAGTCCGTACGGGCAAGCTCGACAACGGGCTGACTTACTTCATCCGTCACAATGAGCAACCAAAGAATCGTGCTGAGTTTTACATCGCACAGCGTGTCGGCTCTATCCTCGAGGAGGAGAACCAGCGCGGTCTAGCACACTTCCTAGAGCACATGTGCTTCAACGGAACAAAGAACTTCCCCGACAAGACACTCATCAGCTACCTCGAGTCAAATGGTATGCGTTTCGGCTACAACCTCAACGCCTATACCGGTATCGATGAGACGGTCTACACCCTCATGGAGGCTCCCACAGAGCGTCAGGGCTTCATCGACAGCTGCCTACTCATCCTACACGACTGGAGTGGCTTCGTCACACTAGCCGACGATGAGATAGACAAGGAGCGTGGCGTCATCACCGAGGAGTGGCGCTCGCGTGACAATGCTCAGATGCGTATGCTCAATACGGCACTCCCCAAGATCTACCCCAACAACCGCTATGGTGTACGTATGCCTATCGGTCTGATGAGCGTAGTCAACGGCTTTAAGTACAACGAGCTACGCGACTACTACCACAAGTGGTATCGCCCCGACCTACAGGCTATCATCGTGGTCGGTGATGTCGATGTAGACTATGTGGAGAAGAAGATCAAGGAGATGTTTGCCGACATACCTGCACCAGTCAATGCCGCAGAGCGTGTCTACTTCCCCGTAGAGGACAATGATGAGCCACTCGTAGCTATCGAAAAGGACAAGGAGGCTACCAGCACCGATCTGATGGTTATGTTCAAGACAGATGCTATGCCTGTCGAGATGACCCGCACCATAGCTGGCGTCATGAAGGACTACCTATATGGCATCACAAACCGCATCCTCGGTGAGCGCTTTACAGATCTCATGCACAAGCCTAACCCCGCCTTTACCAGTGTGAGTGGCTATCTGAGCAACTACTTCCTCTCTCAAACCAAGGATGCTCTAACCTTTAATGCTACGGCACGTGAGGGCGAGCTAGACGCAGCACTCAAGGCACTGATGGCAGAGATTGAGCGTGTACGCCAGTACGGCTTTACGCAGGGTGAGTATGATCGTGCTCGCACGGATCTACTCAAGGGCTATGAGAATAGCTATAACGAGCGTGAGACTCGCAAGAATAGCTCTTACGCTAACGAGTACAAGGACTACTTCACCACGGGTGGATACATCCCTGGCATCGAGATGGAGAAGGCTATGATGGAGCAGGTCGCTGCTAACATACCTCTAGAGGTAGTCAACCAGATGGTACAGTCTATCATCGGTGACAAGAACATGGTACTTATGCTCATGGCTCCCGACAAGGCAGGGCTCGTACTACCTACCGAGGCTGAGCTAGTCGCTAAGGTCAATGAGTACCGCAAGCTACCCGTAGAGCCTATCAAGGACGCTGTCTCTGATATGAAGCTGATGGAGAAGGCTCCCAAGGCTGGCAAGGTTACCAAGCGTGAGGACAACCTCAAGTTTGGCACCACTCGCCTCACACTGAGCAATGGTATGGTAGTCTATCTCAAGACGACCGACTACAAGAAGAATCAGCTCTCACTCACAGCTGTCGCTCCTGGTGGCACCAACGCTTACCTCAAGAACGCTAAGGATCTACCCAACATCAAGAACCTCAGCAGCGTCATCTCGCTAGGTGGTGTAGGCAAGTTTGACAATCCCACCCTCTCTAAGGCACTGACAGGTCGTAGCGTCTCAGCTTCTGGCTCTATGCGTGGCACACGCACCTTCTTTAGCGGTTTGTCTACGCTTGAGGATATGGAGACTTTCTTCCAGCTTCTCTACCTAAACATGACGCAGCCTAGACAGGATGCTGATGCTTTTGCCAACTGGCGCACCAACATGATCGAGCAGATCAAGAACATGGAGTCCAATCCATTGGTTTCATTCCAGGACTCTCTCCTCTATGCGCTCTACAACAACGATCCTCAGATGCGACGCGCTACTATTGCTGAGATCGAGGCTGTCAACTACGATCGCGTGATGCAGATCTGGAAAGAGCGCATCGCTGATCTAGGAGACCTACAGCTCTACTTCATCGGTAATGTAACTCCTGAGCAGTTGATTCCTTACCTAGAGAAGTATGTAGCCTCTGTACCTACCAAGGGGCGCAAGCACGACATGCACAAGGAGCTAGTACCCGCAGTACGTATGGCTTCGATGCACATTGACTTCAAGAAGGAGCTAGCTACTCCTATGGCTATGGTCATAGCAGCCTACACAGGCAAGCTTCCCTACACACTCCACAACAATCTAGCCATGGAGGTGCTTGGTGCTGTCATGGATCAGGTCTACACGGCTACGGTACGTGAGGACGAGGGTGGCACCTATGGTGTTAGCTCGGGAGGCTCTATCAGCGACAATCCAGAGGGCGAGACTGTCTTCCAGATCTTCTACCAGACAGATCCTGAGAAGGTAGACAAGCTCAACAAGATCATCTACGCTGAGCTCGACAAGGTGGCTAAGAATGGTCCCGAGAAGGAGATGTTTGACAAGACTATCCTCAACATGAAGAAGGACTATGCTGAGAACCTTAAGAAGAACGGCTACTGGCTCAACTACATGATCGACTTCTTCTTCGATGGTCGTGACTTCCAGACCGACTACGAGAAGACGCTCAACGGCATCACGCCTGCAGACGTACAGAAGATCGCTCAGGAGCTCCTCAAGCAGGACAACCACATCGAGGTGATCATACGTCACGCTGAGGGCGCTAAGTAA
- a CDS encoding tetratricopeptide repeat protein, whose protein sequence is MKRLGIGLVILLGLVMISLGLVRASTRSQSKGLLTPQDSILTLAPTPAKAYHQAAEDLRMGGDWDEAMDLAIEGLSRYGDDKDHTLYHYLCFLLTRSDYDARLISKLQEKIHKQPKRPEWVLLLATLYDSSCHADCEQAVHYFQKALKAVPQGGFFYLSTIEQMAICYVELGSLDSALLYTDMAIETDPSFAGYHYNKALMLHAFGDTRAAITELNNYFAHPNRNKDDAHAYYKRAYYKSEIKDLSGALADVERAMAKDSHPDPSAYLLRGDIYAAQGKSTQAKADYKTVLENTSSGDPRTRIFALVGLGNKKQAMQILTDQVNFYKEYDDLNDSNFYLLLRSLIKYRQVELARYFWEISTEWGYPYPCIGENIQVVKNNPKYKELQKRGVNIL, encoded by the coding sequence ATGAAGCGATTAGGAATCGGTCTAGTGATCTTGCTAGGTCTAGTGATGATCAGCTTAGGTCTAGTGAGGGCCAGCACGCGAAGCCAGAGCAAAGGACTTCTCACGCCCCAAGATAGCATCTTAACTCTTGCGCCCACTCCCGCTAAGGCATATCACCAAGCCGCAGAGGATCTTCGTATGGGTGGAGACTGGGATGAGGCGATGGACCTTGCTATAGAGGGGTTAAGCCGATATGGTGACGATAAGGATCACACGCTCTATCACTATCTATGTTTTTTGTTGACTCGTTCTGACTATGACGCAAGATTGATCTCTAAGCTCCAAGAGAAGATACACAAGCAGCCCAAACGCCCCGAGTGGGTGCTCCTGCTCGCGACCCTATACGATAGCTCGTGTCATGCCGATTGTGAGCAAGCTGTTCACTACTTTCAGAAAGCTCTAAAAGCGGTGCCCCAAGGTGGTTTCTTTTACCTATCTACTATTGAGCAGATGGCAATATGCTACGTAGAGTTGGGAAGTCTAGACTCCGCTCTATTGTACACAGATATGGCGATCGAGACAGACCCTTCCTTCGCGGGCTATCACTACAACAAGGCGCTGATGCTCCACGCTTTTGGAGATACAAGAGCTGCCATCACAGAGCTCAATAACTACTTCGCACATCCCAATAGAAACAAGGACGACGCTCATGCTTACTACAAGCGAGCTTACTACAAGAGTGAGATCAAAGACCTCTCTGGCGCACTCGCTGATGTAGAGCGAGCAATGGCTAAAGACTCCCATCCCGACCCCTCAGCCTACCTCCTCCGTGGAGACATCTATGCTGCTCAAGGTAAGAGCACGCAGGCCAAAGCTGACTACAAGACCGTACTGGAAAACACATCTAGTGGTGATCCCCGTACACGCATCTTTGCTCTCGTAGGTTTGGGAAATAAGAAACAAGCGATGCAAATCCTAACCGATCAAGTCAACTTCTATAAAGAATACGATGACTTAAACGATAGCAACTTCTATCTCCTGCTTCGTTCGCTCATAAAGTATAGGCAGGTAGAGCTAGCACGCTACTTCTGGGAGATCTCTACGGAGTGGGGTTATCCCTATCCTTGCATCGGTGAAAACATACAAGTTGTGAAAAACAATCCAAAGTACAAGGAGCTACAAAAGAGAGGGGTCAACATCCTGTAG
- the typA gene encoding translational GTPase TypA has protein sequence MQELRNIAIIAHVDHGKTTLVDKMLLAAKLFREDKAAEVDTFLDNNDLERERGITIVSKNVSITYKGVKINVIDTPGHADFGGEVERVLNMADGCLLLVDAFEGPMPQTRFVLQKALAIGLKPIVVINKVDKPNCRPMEVQDMVFDLMASLEATDDQLDFVTLFGSAKQGWMSRDVEKPTEDITPLLDAIISEIPAPQQLDGPLQMLITSLDYSSYVGRIAVGRVHRGTIHNGDTVLLCHKDREPHREKVKELYTFEGIGKAKADSVSSGDICAIVGFDHFEIGDTIADPEHAEALDTISVDEPTMSMLFTINNSPFYGREGKFVTSRHIHERLMRELDKNLALRVETTDQADSWNVFGRGVLHLSVLIETMRREGYELQVGQPQVIIKEIDGVQCEPIEELTINLPDETSSRIIDMVIQRKGEMTAMESKNGRTHLVFTIPSRGIIGLNNSVLTASAGEAVMAHRFLEFGPWRGDIERRNNGSIIAGESGTAFAYALNNLQSRGRFFIAPQEEVYAGQVIGEHTKDNDLTVNVCKSKKLTNMRAAGSDDKVALAPPVIFSLEDALEYIKADEYVEVTPKSMRLRKILLNELDRKRANKA, from the coding sequence ATGCAAGAATTACGAAACATCGCTATCATCGCCCACGTCGACCACGGTAAGACGACCCTTGTCGACAAAATGCTCCTCGCAGCTAAGCTCTTTCGAGAGGACAAGGCTGCAGAGGTCGACACCTTTCTAGACAATAACGACCTAGAGCGAGAGCGAGGCATCACGATCGTTTCGAAGAATGTCAGCATAACTTACAAAGGGGTCAAGATCAACGTCATCGACACCCCAGGACACGCCGACTTCGGCGGTGAGGTGGAGCGCGTGCTCAACATGGCCGACGGTTGCCTACTACTGGTAGATGCCTTCGAGGGGCCAATGCCTCAGACCCGCTTCGTACTGCAGAAAGCCCTCGCCATAGGGCTCAAGCCGATCGTCGTCATCAACAAGGTAGACAAGCCCAACTGCCGCCCCATGGAGGTGCAGGACATGGTCTTTGACCTGATGGCTTCGCTAGAGGCTACCGATGATCAGCTCGACTTCGTCACCCTTTTCGGTAGTGCCAAGCAGGGCTGGATGAGCCGTGACGTGGAGAAGCCAACGGAAGACATCACCCCCCTACTTGATGCGATCATCTCTGAGATCCCCGCACCACAACAGCTAGACGGTCCTCTGCAGATGCTCATCACCTCGCTGGACTACAGCTCCTACGTAGGACGTATTGCCGTGGGACGCGTGCATCGTGGCACCATACACAACGGCGACACCGTGCTCCTCTGCCACAAAGATCGTGAGCCACATCGAGAGAAGGTCAAGGAGCTCTACACCTTCGAGGGCATTGGCAAGGCAAAAGCAGACTCCGTGTCTAGTGGCGACATTTGCGCCATCGTAGGCTTTGACCACTTTGAGATTGGAGACACCATCGCTGACCCAGAGCATGCCGAGGCGCTAGACACGATCTCCGTCGATGAGCCGACCATGTCGATGCTCTTTACGATCAATAACTCCCCCTTCTACGGCCGAGAGGGCAAGTTTGTCACCTCCCGCCACATCCATGAGCGCCTGATGCGTGAGCTGGACAAAAACCTCGCTCTGCGTGTCGAGACGACCGACCAAGCAGACTCGTGGAACGTCTTCGGCCGTGGCGTGCTGCACCTCTCCGTGCTGATCGAGACGATGCGCCGTGAGGGTTACGAGCTACAGGTGGGTCAGCCCCAAGTCATTATCAAAGAGATCGACGGCGTACAGTGCGAGCCTATCGAAGAGCTCACGATCAATCTCCCCGACGAGACCAGTAGCCGTATCATCGATATGGTCATACAACGCAAGGGCGAGATGACCGCCATGGAGAGTAAGAACGGTCGTACACACCTCGTCTTCACAATCCCTTCGCGTGGTATCATCGGACTCAACAATAGTGTCCTAACCGCTTCGGCTGGTGAGGCTGTTATGGCACACCGCTTCCTGGAGTTTGGTCCTTGGCGTGGCGACATCGAGCGACGCAACAATGGTAGCATCATAGCGGGTGAGAGCGGTACCGCCTTTGCCTATGCGCTCAACAACCTCCAGAGCCGCGGACGCTTCTTCATCGCTCCCCAAGAGGAGGTCTACGCTGGTCAGGTAATCGGCGAGCATACGAAGGACAACGACCTGACGGTCAACGTCTGCAAGAGCAAGAAGCTCACCAACATGCGTGCTGCCGGTAGTGATGACAAGGTAGCTCTCGCACCGCCCGTCATCTTCAGCCTAGAGGATGCGCTGGAGTATATCAAGGCAGACGAGTATGTGGAGGTCACGCCTAAGTCTATGCGCCTGCGCAAGATCCTGCTCAACGAGCTAGACCGCAAGCGCGCCAACAAAGCATAA